The following proteins come from a genomic window of Bacteroidota bacterium:
- a CDS encoding efflux RND transporter permease subunit, translated as MIEKIISWSTHNRFFVWIGILLIVVGGVWSVMTTPVDAIPDLSENQVIVYTEWMGRNPQIIEDQITYPLISNLQGIPNVKAIRGASMFGMSFIFVIFNDDAEIYWARTRVLERLNFAQQALPQGVTPSLGPDGTGVGHVFWYTLQGDGYDLGELRAVQDWYVKFALQNVEGVSEVASFGGFQKQYQVSINPNKLIYYNVSAMDVANALKANNRDVGGSIYEMNRMGYMIRGLGYIKSIQDIEEISVGSNKNIPIKLKDVADVQMSSDIRLGIVDENGEGEVVGGVVVARYGENAKEVIDRVKEKLGDVEKGLPPGVKIKIAYDRSNLIEAAIATLKEALIEEIIVVALVVLLFLFHVRSATVAIITIPLSVLIGFMLVKLFGISLNIMSLGGIALAIGDLVDAGIVMTENAYKGLVKAVLKTDE; from the coding sequence ATGATAGAAAAAATCATTTCATGGTCAACGCATAACCGGTTCTTTGTTTGGATTGGCATTTTGCTTATTGTGGTTGGAGGCGTTTGGTCGGTAATGACCACTCCCGTTGATGCTATCCCTGACCTTTCCGAAAATCAGGTAATCGTTTACACCGAGTGGATGGGGCGTAATCCGCAAATCATAGAAGACCAAATTACCTATCCTTTGATTTCGAATTTACAAGGTATTCCAAATGTAAAAGCCATTCGGGGCGCATCCATGTTTGGCATGAGTTTCATCTTCGTCATTTTTAATGACGATGCGGAAATATATTGGGCAAGAACTCGAGTTTTGGAGCGATTGAATTTTGCACAACAAGCATTACCACAGGGAGTAACGCCTTCTTTGGGACCCGATGGAACAGGCGTAGGCCATGTTTTTTGGTACACCCTTCAGGGTGATGGCTACGATTTAGGAGAATTGCGAGCTGTGCAGGACTGGTATGTAAAATTTGCCCTGCAAAATGTAGAAGGTGTCAGCGAAGTAGCCTCTTTCGGTGGTTTTCAAAAGCAGTATCAAGTCAGCATAAATCCTAACAAACTGATTTATTACAATGTTTCTGCAATGGATGTGGCAAACGCCTTAAAAGCAAACAACCGTGATGTGGGAGGGAGTATTTATGAAATGAACCGCATGGGTTACATGATTAGGGGCTTGGGTTATATCAAAAGCATACAGGATATAGAGGAAATTTCTGTTGGCTCCAATAAAAATATTCCCATAAAACTGAAAGATGTTGCCGATGTGCAAATGAGCAGTGACATCCGCTTAGGAATTGTGGATGAAAACGGAGAAGGTGAAGTAGTAGGCGGTGTAGTAGTTGCCCGATACGGTGAAAACGCCAAAGAAGTGATTGACCGTGTAAAAGAAAAATTGGGTGATGTAGAAAAAGGATTGCCACCCGGAGTAAAAATAAAAATCGCCTACGACCGTAGCAATCTTATTGAAGCTGCTATTGCTACTTTAAAAGAAGCATTAATTGAAGAAATTATTGTAGTAGCACTTGTTGTGTTGCTATTTCTATTTCATGTGCGTAGTGCAACAGTTGCAATAATCACTATTCCCTTATCGGTTTTAATCGGATTTATGTTGGTAAAACTTTTTGGCATTTCTCTCAACATCATGTCATTGGGTGGTATTGCGCTGGCAATTGGCGATTTGGTAGATGCAGGAATTGTAATGACTGAAAATGCCTACAAAGGCTTGGTAAAGGCAGTTTTAAAAACAGACGAATAA